In Myxococcales bacterium, the DNA window TGACGATGTAGACCTTACGTTTGGCGGCCTTCTTCAGCTCGGCCGAGAGGGGCTCGAGCTCGCGTGGCCAGCCGCTCACGACGAGGCGATCGGTCGCCCCTCGGATGAGCCGCTCGGCCTCCTCGAGGATGCGCTCGTAGCCGCGCACGCTGAACGCGTCGGGCACCTGCGGAGCCGTATCGATGCGCGAAATGGCCGTCTCGAGCTGCTCGACCGAGGCGTCGAACCGCTTGCGCAAGAGATGCATCACGTCCTCGGCGGGGCTCGGCGCGAAGCGCTCCGGCGTGCCCGCGATGGAGCGCGCGGCCCCTGCCTTCACGAGGCGACGGAGCACGCCGTACACAGCCGAGCGCGGGATTTGGGCGCGCACGCCGATCTCGTAGCCCGTGGCCGGGCTCTCCTGCAGAAGGGCCGCGTAAGCACGAGACTCGTTCAGGCTGAACCCGAGCGCCACGAGCGCGGGAACCACGTCCGGATCCGACATAGCTCTAGGTTTTCCCACGATTTTCGGCCGACGCGCGAGCATTTCCCGTGCTCGCCCAAAAACGGTCAAAAACTTAACTATTTCGATTGGTTGCGCATGGCACGAAGCCGGGCGTCGATCTTGGCCTCTTCGCCGTGGGAGGTGGGCGCGTAGAGCGTCGTGCCCACGAGGTCGTCCGGGAGGTACGTCTCCCCGGGGACGAAGCCCTGGTCGAAATCGTGGGCGTAGCGGTAGCCGTCGCCGTGGCCCTCGGACCGCGCGAGCTTCGTGACGGGGTTTCGGAGCTTCTTCGGGACGGGCAGCGCGCCGAGCC includes these proteins:
- a CDS encoding TrmB family transcriptional regulator, which produces MSDPDVVPALVALGFSLNESRAYAALLQESPATGYEIGVRAQIPRSAVYGVLRRLVKAGAARSIAGTPERFAPSPAEDVMHLLRKRFDASVEQLETAISRIDTAPQVPDAFSVRGYERILEEAERLIRGATDRLVVSGWPRELEPLSAELKKAAKRKVYIVIFSHAELGQLPGELFSYGLREGDLETFWKHRLVVVADDEKSLIGATEKLPSDNAVLSETAAIAELAASQIALDITLLCQRTGKNTEAVMARMLGARVGRLDSLIKTQEGSSG